Proteins found in one Deinococcus multiflagellatus genomic segment:
- the rpe gene encoding ribulose-phosphate 3-epimerase, producing MTTPDPVARRVKLAPSILACDFARLGEELRAIESADWAHVDVMDGAFVPNISFGLPILAAARAASPLFMDVHLMIDRPERYLKDFAAAGADGLTVHVEATAHIHRAVQQIKELGKKAGVTLNPGTPLETLRPVLQEVDLVLIMSVNPGFGGQKFIPQSLERIRTVRRWLDDLGSAAELQVDGGVSAANARAVVHAGASNLVAGSAVYGKDGAAAGLERLREALK from the coding sequence GTGACCACGCCCGACCCTGTTGCCCGCCGCGTCAAGCTCGCGCCGAGCATCCTCGCCTGTGACTTCGCCCGCCTGGGCGAGGAACTGCGCGCCATCGAAAGTGCCGACTGGGCGCATGTGGACGTGATGGACGGGGCCTTTGTGCCCAACATCTCGTTCGGGCTTCCCATTCTGGCGGCGGCCCGCGCGGCCAGCCCACTGTTCATGGACGTGCACCTGATGATTGACCGCCCCGAGCGTTACCTGAAGGACTTTGCGGCGGCCGGCGCCGACGGCCTGACGGTGCATGTGGAGGCCACGGCGCACATCCACCGCGCGGTGCAGCAGATCAAGGAACTGGGCAAAAAGGCCGGCGTGACCCTGAACCCGGGCACGCCGCTCGAAACCCTGCGCCCCGTGCTGCAGGAGGTGGACCTCGTGCTGATCATGAGCGTGAACCCGGGCTTTGGCGGGCAGAAATTCATTCCGCAGAGCCTGGAGCGCATCCGCACCGTGCGCCGCTGGCTGGACGACCTGGGCAGCGCTGCCGAATTGCAGGTGGACGGCGGCGTGAGTGCCGCCAACGCCCGCGCCGTGGTGCATGCCGGGGCCAGCAATCTGGTGGCGGGCAGCGCGGTCTACGGCAAGGACGGCGCAGCGGCCGGCCTGGAGCGCCTGCGCGAGGCGCTGAAGTAA
- a CDS encoding winged helix-turn-helix domain-containing protein, with protein sequence MSDTPPLTVQTPEQALALLDPQTLSLLGAFAEPMTPSEAARSLGQPANRVTYHVRRLLSLGLLETAQTVGKRARYQVVAVTFVVPYRLTAAADVSEMFTPLFREVSGRFAQAARDRAQELSEERLEGAITLRLGHHQPLHMDPPPAALIRYALNANVRTFDLNAEDYAALQAELGELLERYAARATTSGERRPCTAVAITFPGALFEAAPEAGA encoded by the coding sequence ATGAGCGACACCCCGCCCCTCACCGTACAGACCCCCGAGCAGGCCCTGGCCCTGCTGGACCCCCAGACCCTGAGCCTGCTGGGCGCTTTTGCCGAGCCCATGACCCCCAGCGAGGCCGCGCGTAGCCTGGGCCAGCCCGCCAACCGCGTGACCTACCATGTGCGCCGCCTGCTGAGCCTGGGCCTGCTGGAAACCGCGCAGACGGTGGGCAAACGCGCGCGGTACCAAGTGGTGGCCGTGACCTTCGTGGTGCCCTACCGCCTGACCGCCGCCGCCGACGTGAGCGAGATGTTCACGCCGCTGTTCCGCGAGGTCTCGGGGCGCTTTGCCCAGGCCGCGCGCGACCGCGCCCAGGAACTCAGCGAGGAGAGGCTGGAAGGCGCGATTACCCTGCGCCTGGGCCACCACCAGCCGCTGCATATGGACCCGCCCCCCGCCGCCCTGATTCGCTACGCCCTGAACGCCAACGTGCGCACCTTTGACCTGAATGCCGAGGACTACGCCGCGCTGCAGGCCGAACTGGGCGAGCTGCTGGAACGCTACGCCGCCCGCGCGACGACATCGGGCGAGCGCCGCCCCTGCACCGCTGTGGCCATCACCTTTCCCGGCGCCTTGTTCGAAGCGGCCCCCGAGGCCGGCGCATGA
- a CDS encoding ABC transporter ATP-binding protein, whose product MSALTAIRDQGEQAAPPTSPRTADALHVQGLTKRYGAHPVLQGLNLSLPAGALGLFLGPNGAGKTTTLRLLAGLEAPDSGTFTLLGRAPHPALRREVAFTLEEPRFYPHLSLLDNLRVVAGYRGLRRAGVWAAGALERVGLRESAHRAFGRCSLGMRQRLYLASTLTPDLRLLLLDEPTNGLDVEGREALWSVLTRLRDDGVSLLVSTHQVLEAERSADHLSVLHGGRSVFDGPLSALQAQRRLVLQVPDPAQTALALQAHGHATQSGRGAGELVVQAAPAQAAQVLGLLSTLNLPVYGSRPEDLEELYWRIKDAS is encoded by the coding sequence ATGAGTGCGCTGACGGCTATCCGCGACCAGGGGGAGCAGGCCGCCCCTCCCACCTCCCCCCGCACTGCCGACGCCCTGCATGTCCAGGGGCTGACGAAGCGCTACGGCGCCCACCCGGTCCTGCAGGGCCTGAACCTGAGCCTGCCGGCGGGCGCCCTGGGGCTGTTCCTGGGTCCCAACGGCGCGGGCAAGACCACCACGCTGCGGCTGCTGGCCGGCCTGGAGGCCCCCGACAGCGGCACCTTCACCCTGCTGGGCCGCGCGCCCCACCCGGCGCTGCGCCGCGAGGTGGCCTTTACGCTGGAGGAACCGCGCTTTTACCCGCACCTGAGCCTGCTGGACAACCTGCGGGTGGTGGCCGGCTACCGGGGCCTGCGCCGCGCAGGGGTCTGGGCGGCGGGGGCGCTGGAGCGGGTGGGGCTGCGGGAGAGCGCGCACCGGGCCTTCGGGCGCTGCTCGCTGGGCATGCGCCAGCGCCTGTATCTGGCCAGCACCCTCACCCCGGACCTGCGGCTGCTGCTGCTGGACGAACCCACCAATGGCCTGGACGTGGAAGGCCGCGAGGCCCTCTGGTCGGTGCTGACCCGCCTGCGGGACGACGGGGTGAGCCTGCTGGTGTCCACCCATCAGGTGCTGGAAGCCGAGCGCTCTGCCGACCACCTGAGCGTGCTGCACGGGGGCCGCAGCGTTTTTGATGGCCCGCTGAGCGCGCTGCAGGCGCAGCGGCGGCTGGTGCTGCAGGTGCCCGACCCGGCCCAGACGGCGCTCGCCCTGCAGGCCCACGGCCACGCCACCCAGAGCGGGCGCGGCGCCGGCGAACTGGTGGTGCAGGCCGCGCCCGCCCAGGCCGCGCAGGTGCTGGGCCTGCTGAGCACCCTGAACCTGCCCGTGTACGGCAGCCGCCCCGAAGACCTGGAAGAGCTGTACTGGAGAATCAAAGATGCGTCCTGA